The following are encoded in a window of Rubellicoccus peritrichatus genomic DNA:
- a CDS encoding sulfatase, producing MNTSKAQIKQPNIILINCDDLGYGDLGCYGSTENETPVIDKLAEEGMRFTDFYMASPACSPSRGAMMTGCYPPRIGFGSFEGHWVLFPGQPVGLNPEEITIAKLLQQSGYATKLVGKWHCGDQKDFLPTKHGFDSYYGLPYSNDMGRQNEDDDYPPLPLLRDDEVIQQQPDQRSLTERYVEESVRFVRKNANQPFFLYLAHMHVHLPIYVPEHFLKESKNGRYGAAVACIDWATGVLLHELKQLGLEEDTLIIFTSDNGSRCQGEGGSNGKLRGTKGSTWEGGLRVPCIMRWPNKIPAGTTCTGITTAMDFYPTLAEIGGAEIPKDKVIDGVNILQVMNSGGTTESHRDTFFYYLTNNLEAIRYKNWKLHLRKNRREIKELYDLEADPGETQNIYEQHPLVVKELLIKMDSCREDIGDDSRNIKGKNIRPSGRVENPETLTHFDSDHPYIIAMYDLKDRG from the coding sequence ATGAACACTTCAAAAGCCCAAATCAAGCAACCAAACATCATACTGATAAACTGCGATGACCTCGGATACGGCGATCTAGGCTGCTATGGCTCAACCGAAAACGAAACGCCTGTCATCGATAAACTCGCCGAGGAGGGAATGCGATTCACTGATTTCTATATGGCTTCCCCGGCCTGCTCTCCATCCAGGGGAGCAATGATGACTGGCTGCTATCCACCAAGAATCGGTTTCGGATCATTTGAGGGACACTGGGTTCTATTTCCTGGGCAACCTGTCGGACTGAATCCTGAGGAAATCACCATAGCGAAATTACTACAGCAATCAGGATACGCAACAAAGCTCGTAGGCAAATGGCATTGTGGTGATCAAAAAGATTTTTTACCTACGAAGCATGGATTCGATAGCTATTATGGTCTGCCCTACAGCAACGATATGGGTAGGCAAAATGAGGATGACGACTATCCGCCATTACCACTTCTGCGAGACGATGAAGTCATTCAGCAACAACCAGATCAGAGATCATTGACTGAGCGCTATGTAGAAGAATCAGTACGTTTTGTTCGTAAGAACGCAAATCAACCTTTCTTCCTTTACCTTGCACATATGCATGTACACTTACCCATTTATGTACCAGAGCACTTTCTAAAAGAATCCAAGAATGGACGATACGGCGCTGCCGTAGCATGCATAGACTGGGCAACAGGAGTTCTCTTGCACGAACTCAAACAACTGGGACTGGAAGAAGACACCCTGATCATCTTCACCAGTGACAATGGATCGCGCTGCCAGGGAGAAGGTGGCAGCAATGGAAAATTGCGCGGAACCAAGGGCAGCACCTGGGAGGGAGGGTTACGTGTCCCTTGCATCATGCGGTGGCCCAACAAAATCCCCGCTGGAACAACCTGCACAGGAATTACGACAGCGATGGATTTCTATCCTACTCTAGCGGAGATCGGAGGAGCAGAAATCCCGAAGGATAAAGTGATCGATGGAGTGAACATTCTGCAAGTAATGAATTCTGGTGGAACCACTGAATCTCATCGTGATACCTTTTTTTACTACCTGACAAACAATCTGGAAGCAATTCGATATAAAAACTGGAAACTCCATCTAAGAAAAAACCGAAGAGAAATAAAAGAACTTTACGATCTTGAAGCAGACCCTGGTGAGACACAAAATATCTACGAGCAACATCCCTTAGTTGTTAAGGAACTATTAATAAAAATGGATTCTTGCCGCGAAGACATTGGTGACGACTCGCGCAATATAAAGGGCAAGAACATAAGACCCAGCGGACGTGTTGAGAATCCTGAGACACTGACACATTTTGACTCTGACCACCCCTACATCATTGCAATGTATGACCTTAAAGACAGGGGTTGA
- a CDS encoding glycoside hydrolase family 172 protein, whose product MNHSLNNAFSNLSLLSDAESRSITSENPDGSKAGGGRVDPADVEGWSYSADLGRGWKVKPNQTIKPLEVFSIADIDGPGCIQSIWMTTASVPYRDMILRIYYDDQEHPSVECPLGDFYASAFTKIDRFAQLNSQAICMNPGRGFNCYWPMPFRKRFRMTLENRNPNKEMILFYQVNYSLESVPENAAYFHAQFRRINPLPYGRVYTIIDDLSGQGNYAGTYLAWGVNNSGWWGEGEIKFYIDDDIPEDAATEEAIAEHGGSSFPTICGTGTEDYFCGAYNFEDKGKKRYQEFSTPYAGMPHVLRPDGLYDSQLRFSMYRWHIPDPIRFKKRLAVTIQALGWRRGGRYLPLQDDIASVAYWYQTLPTAPFPELPDRDYLEII is encoded by the coding sequence ATGAATCATAGTTTGAATAATGCATTTAGTAATCTCTCACTTCTTTCTGACGCAGAAAGTCGTTCAATAACTTCTGAGAATCCAGATGGTAGTAAAGCGGGTGGTGGCAGAGTCGATCCTGCTGATGTGGAAGGTTGGTCTTACAGCGCTGATCTCGGTCGTGGTTGGAAGGTTAAGCCGAATCAAACAATTAAGCCCTTGGAAGTGTTTTCGATTGCGGATATTGACGGCCCAGGCTGTATCCAGTCGATTTGGATGACGACTGCCTCAGTTCCTTATCGCGATATGATTCTGCGGATATATTACGATGACCAGGAACATCCTTCAGTTGAATGTCCGCTAGGTGATTTTTATGCCTCTGCTTTTACTAAGATTGATCGATTTGCTCAGCTGAATTCACAAGCGATTTGTATGAATCCAGGAAGAGGCTTTAATTGCTATTGGCCGATGCCTTTTCGTAAACGCTTTCGAATGACATTGGAGAATCGGAATCCAAATAAGGAGATGATCCTCTTTTATCAGGTGAACTACAGTCTCGAGTCCGTGCCTGAGAATGCCGCTTATTTTCATGCCCAGTTTCGTCGTATTAACCCACTTCCCTATGGTCGTGTTTATACGATTATTGATGATCTGAGCGGGCAGGGGAATTACGCTGGAACTTACTTGGCCTGGGGAGTCAATAATAGTGGATGGTGGGGCGAAGGAGAAATCAAATTCTATATTGATGATGACATTCCCGAAGATGCTGCGACAGAAGAGGCAATTGCGGAGCATGGAGGTTCTTCCTTTCCGACCATATGCGGGACAGGGACGGAGGATTATTTTTGTGGTGCTTATAATTTTGAAGATAAAGGAAAAAAGCGCTATCAGGAGTTTTCGACGCCTTATGCCGGGATGCCTCATGTTCTGCGACCCGATGGCCTGTATGATTCACAATTAAGATTTAGTATGTATCGCTGGCATATACCGGATCCCATTCGATTCAAGAAGCGCCTTGCTGTAACGATACAGGCATTAGGATGGCGTCGAGGTGGACGCTATCTTCCACTTCAAGACGATATTGCCTCGGTTGCCTATTGGTATCAAACGCTGCCAACGGCTCCATTTCCAGAGCTTCCTGATCGGGATTATCTGGAAATAATATAA
- a CDS encoding class I SAM-dependent rRNA methyltransferase has translation MNKKSTRKSIRLKRNLRARVLEGHPWAYKSEIEKLLPESHSGESVSLQDSRGRFLGSGIYNPKSQIIWRRFSTKEAAFDRTYLQKAITASVAKRTPEACQRLVWSEADNLPGLVVDRFEDILIVQALTMAVDRQTDAIREILTELLSPADIVFRYDAPSRNYEGLDLRVYTASGNTIPSRWVKIDGLEYKLDLVEGQKTGFYLDQREQHRRIAKLAQGKTMLDGFCHLGGFGLQAMKSSAKSVLSVDISKDATAAVVENAKKNQLNIDVETANLFDWLREYENRKFDLIVLDPPSFARNKKAIDGALRGYKELNLRALKMLNPGGILATYSCSQAIDAAAFTNVVRSAAADAHRPCTIMEHTAQPADHPMSLTMPESWYLKGLILRVE, from the coding sequence ATGAATAAAAAGAGCACTCGAAAATCCATTCGCCTGAAGCGAAACCTGCGCGCGCGTGTCCTCGAAGGACACCCCTGGGCTTACAAAAGCGAAATCGAAAAGTTGCTTCCCGAATCCCATTCTGGAGAAAGTGTGAGCCTTCAGGATTCACGGGGGCGTTTTCTCGGCAGTGGCATTTACAACCCAAAGTCCCAGATTATCTGGCGGCGCTTTTCGACCAAGGAAGCTGCCTTTGATCGCACTTATCTTCAAAAAGCTATCACGGCTTCAGTTGCAAAAAGAACACCCGAGGCTTGCCAACGTCTGGTCTGGTCGGAAGCAGATAATCTTCCCGGCCTCGTTGTCGATCGTTTTGAAGACATTCTTATTGTTCAGGCACTGACCATGGCCGTCGATCGACAGACAGATGCGATTCGAGAGATATTGACCGAACTCTTGTCACCAGCAGATATTGTTTTTCGTTATGACGCACCATCACGGAACTACGAAGGTCTGGACCTTAGAGTCTACACCGCGTCCGGTAATACAATCCCATCACGCTGGGTTAAGATTGACGGGCTGGAATATAAACTCGATCTGGTTGAAGGACAGAAAACCGGATTTTACCTCGACCAGCGAGAACAGCATCGGCGCATTGCCAAACTTGCCCAAGGCAAAACCATGCTTGACGGCTTCTGCCATCTGGGTGGCTTTGGTCTGCAGGCAATGAAAAGCAGTGCCAAGTCAGTACTCTCAGTAGACATCTCCAAAGATGCAACGGCTGCCGTGGTAGAAAACGCAAAAAAGAATCAGCTCAATATTGATGTGGAAACAGCAAATCTCTTCGACTGGCTGAGAGAATATGAGAATCGCAAATTTGACCTGATCGTTTTGGACCCGCCATCATTTGCACGAAACAAAAAAGCAATTGATGGTGCCCTTCGCGGCTACAAGGAGCTCAATCTCCGTGCCTTGAAAATGCTGAATCCCGGTGGAATCCTTGCCACCTATTCCTGCTCTCAGGCCATCGATGCTGCGGCCTTCACAAACGTCGTTCGTAGCGCAGCTGCAGACGCACATAGGCCATGCACCATCATGGAGCATACGGCGCAACCGGCAGACCACCCCATGTCACTGACCATGCCGGAAAGCTGGTATCTCAAAGGACTGATTCTGCGAGTGGAGTAA
- a CDS encoding LptF/LptG family permease, with product MRLLDRYLFIEWLKTFILAMAATLGVLLLEDIQDDLEDFFRWGATSADIIRYYAFLIPSFLPTIIPLSLLISLLFVLGNLHRNNEIVAMRASGMNLFRITRSLWLGGILLSGLMFYLNAQLIPQSVESSRTIRENFRLADEATKRAAKDVGIVPQLGFDNRADGRLWFMNRFSEFTNDGFGVSVYQRDEAGRETSRVMSREAYFDETEGYWTFIEGREFTFDPDSGEAIRSLVFDEKSFPDYQEDPTIMITLNKRSDDLSLFELKELIETIPPEDNPRMHSYAVRYQTILANPFSCLVVVGIAIPFAVAGVRTNPLVGVTKAGGLFFAYFIVASIFRMLGEKDTIPVNIAAWAPIVLMFLVGLVFFKRVS from the coding sequence ATGCGTTTACTTGATCGATACCTATTCATAGAATGGCTCAAAACCTTCATCCTCGCGATGGCGGCAACCCTCGGCGTGCTATTGCTTGAGGACATCCAGGACGACCTTGAGGACTTTTTCCGCTGGGGAGCAACCAGTGCGGATATCATTCGTTATTATGCGTTTCTGATCCCCAGCTTCCTGCCAACGATTATCCCCCTCAGTCTGCTTATTTCCCTTCTGTTCGTCCTCGGGAACCTGCACCGGAATAATGAAATCGTGGCAATGCGGGCATCCGGTATGAACCTCTTCCGTATTACGCGTTCACTTTGGTTGGGGGGCATATTGCTCAGTGGGCTCATGTTTTACCTTAATGCCCAATTGATTCCGCAATCGGTCGAATCCAGCAGAACAATCCGTGAAAACTTCCGGTTGGCCGATGAAGCAACCAAACGCGCGGCCAAGGATGTGGGCATTGTCCCGCAACTGGGCTTCGATAACCGGGCAGACGGCCGTCTCTGGTTTATGAATCGCTTTAGCGAATTCACCAACGATGGTTTCGGGGTCAGTGTCTATCAACGGGATGAAGCCGGGCGTGAAACTTCGCGAGTGATGTCCCGCGAGGCGTACTTTGATGAAACCGAGGGCTATTGGACTTTTATCGAGGGCCGTGAATTCACCTTTGACCCGGACTCCGGCGAAGCAATCCGCTCTCTTGTCTTCGATGAGAAATCTTTCCCCGACTATCAGGAAGATCCAACCATCATGATCACCCTGAATAAACGCTCCGATGATCTGTCCCTTTTCGAGCTGAAGGAGCTGATAGAAACCATTCCACCCGAAGATAACCCGCGAATGCACAGCTACGCCGTCCGCTACCAGACAATCCTGGCAAATCCATTCAGTTGCCTCGTCGTCGTGGGCATTGCAATTCCTTTTGCCGTGGCAGGCGTCAGGACAAATCCACTCGTCGGCGTGACCAAAGCCGGTGGACTCTTTTTCGCATACTTTATTGTCGCCAGTATCTTCCGCATGCTCGGCGAAAAGGACACCATCCCGGTCAACATCGCCGCCTGGGCTCCCATCGTACTGATGTTCCTCGTTGGTTTGGTTTTCTTTAAGCGTGTATCCTGA
- a CDS encoding sodium:calcium symporter yields MSAKTKQDGWNSRLGVILAVAGSAVGLGNFLRFPGQAAEYGGGAFMVAYFLAFLLLGLPICWAEWTMGRHGGLKGFNSSPGIFNVIWRHPIAKYLGIIGVIIPVVIYMYYVYIEAWCLGYAVNFLRGEMEFNTVAESKAFWGNFIGISEDGEALQSFSLSHVGLYLLIVFAFNFVLIYRGVAKGIEFFCKIALPTLVVLAIIVLIRVLTLGAPVPGEPDENVYNGLGFMWNPTKTFLQVEEQGNKPNTSKWVTEREYVDKARIAEVQSKIDNGVMPGYRLKRVTIVEQLANPQLWLAAASQIFFSLSVGFGVIITYSSYLRRKDDIVLSGLSATSANEFCEVALGGLITLPAAVAFIGVSGLAGAGLGTFDLGFKVLPMVFSEMIFGNFFGFLWFFLLFLAAVTSSISMLQPGIAFLEETLSIERKRSVALLGLITAIGCGFVVYFSKDIKALDTMDFWVGTLLIFVLATIQIILFGWVFGIEKGFKEAHQGAIIRIPNFYRFIMKWISPFFLLTVFVFWVLINVFGFSFKGKEEAQLSSYVVDLFIEPNTVAWMSVGLIVALFVFFGLIVSTVKRYKEVAQES; encoded by the coding sequence ATGTCGGCAAAAACTAAGCAAGATGGCTGGAATTCCAGGCTGGGTGTCATATTGGCAGTAGCAGGAAGCGCCGTTGGCCTGGGCAATTTTCTGCGTTTTCCAGGTCAGGCGGCAGAATACGGTGGTGGGGCCTTCATGGTTGCCTATTTTCTAGCCTTTCTGCTTCTCGGGCTCCCTATTTGCTGGGCGGAGTGGACAATGGGGCGTCATGGCGGCCTGAAGGGGTTTAACTCTTCCCCGGGGATTTTTAATGTGATTTGGCGCCATCCGATTGCCAAATATCTGGGGATTATCGGGGTGATTATTCCGGTGGTGATTTACATGTATTATGTATATATCGAGGCTTGGTGCCTTGGCTACGCCGTCAATTTCCTTCGAGGAGAGATGGAATTCAATACGGTTGCTGAATCAAAAGCTTTTTGGGGGAACTTTATAGGAATTTCAGAAGATGGGGAAGCATTGCAGTCATTTAGCCTCAGTCATGTTGGCCTATACCTGTTAATTGTTTTTGCCTTTAATTTTGTCCTGATCTACAGGGGCGTAGCCAAAGGAATTGAGTTTTTCTGTAAAATCGCACTGCCGACTTTAGTGGTGCTTGCAATTATTGTTCTGATTAGGGTATTGACTTTGGGTGCACCTGTTCCGGGTGAGCCTGATGAAAATGTCTACAATGGTCTTGGCTTTATGTGGAACCCAACCAAGACGTTTTTACAGGTTGAAGAGCAGGGCAATAAGCCGAACACAAGCAAGTGGGTTACGGAGCGAGAATATGTCGATAAGGCTCGTATTGCTGAAGTTCAATCCAAAATCGATAATGGTGTGATGCCAGGGTATCGGTTGAAGCGTGTGACAATCGTTGAACAATTGGCTAATCCTCAGCTTTGGCTGGCTGCGGCCAGTCAGATATTTTTCTCACTTTCTGTAGGCTTTGGTGTGATTATTACGTATTCCAGCTATTTAAGACGGAAAGATGACATTGTATTGAGTGGCCTATCTGCCACCAGTGCCAATGAGTTTTGCGAAGTTGCACTTGGCGGTTTAATCACTTTACCAGCGGCAGTTGCATTTATCGGCGTCTCTGGTTTAGCAGGAGCAGGGCTGGGAACATTTGATCTGGGATTCAAGGTTCTTCCGATGGTTTTTTCCGAAATGATTTTTGGGAATTTCTTTGGTTTTCTTTGGTTCTTCCTGCTCTTTCTAGCTGCTGTAACAAGTTCAATATCGATGCTTCAGCCAGGTATCGCCTTTCTTGAAGAGACACTGAGCATCGAAAGAAAACGTTCTGTTGCTTTGCTTGGTCTGATTACGGCGATTGGCTGTGGTTTTGTTGTTTACTTTAGCAAGGATATCAAAGCGCTTGATACAATGGACTTCTGGGTTGGGACCTTGTTAATCTTCGTTTTGGCAACAATACAGATTATCCTTTTCGGATGGGTTTTTGGGATTGAGAAAGGCTTCAAGGAAGCACATCAGGGGGCAATTATTCGCATCCCTAATTTTTATCGATTTATCATGAAGTGGATCAGTCCATTTTTCCTGCTTACAGTTTTTGTATTTTGGGTATTAATCAACGTGTTTGGATTTAGCTTTAAAGGTAAAGAGGAGGCACAATTGAGCAGCTATGTCGTCGATCTGTTTATTGAGCCAAATACTGTGGCTTGGATGTCGGTTGGATTGATTGTTGCACTGTTTGTCTTTTTTGGACTAATTGTATCCACTGTGAAACGCTACAAGGAGGTTGCTCAAGAGTCATGA
- a CDS encoding Hpt domain-containing protein, whose protein sequence is MHKPKVEMVKITEHFGISSETPLVDQEHFCLLAEASAEDPQFMSDLLSTFLGEAKPAVKKLTEACNSHDDNEIARLSHFLAGSSANLGLMRFPEICRKIESNVRNGAELDYDITSQLINDELELGVDRYNKAIASQV, encoded by the coding sequence TTGCATAAACCTAAAGTTGAGATGGTCAAAATTACAGAACACTTCGGTATTTCATCCGAAACACCGCTGGTTGATCAGGAGCATTTTTGCCTGCTCGCTGAAGCTTCTGCCGAAGACCCTCAATTCATGAGTGACCTTTTGAGCACTTTTTTAGGGGAAGCGAAACCTGCTGTCAAAAAGCTGACTGAAGCTTGTAACTCACATGATGACAATGAGATAGCAAGATTAAGCCACTTTCTTGCCGGGAGCTCAGCGAATCTCGGATTGATGCGTTTTCCGGAAATTTGCCGAAAAATCGAATCCAATGTCCGCAATGGAGCAGAATTGGACTATGACATCACTTCTCAGCTAATAAACGATGAGTTAGAGCTGGGTGTGGATCGCTACAACAAGGCCATTGCCTCCCAAGTGTAG
- a CDS encoding response regulator has product MKKILIADDDPVMVKLFEFNLRKAGFHLLICREGLSVISRAKDERPDIAIFDLMLPGMSGQELIRAFKGDPELKDIPIIVVTGQGKDSTRDNLISDGADSVFTKPFSPSALLSRLSELL; this is encoded by the coding sequence ATGAAAAAAATCCTCATTGCTGACGACGATCCGGTTATGGTTAAGCTGTTTGAGTTCAATCTCAGAAAAGCGGGTTTCCATCTGCTTATATGTCGTGAAGGCTTGTCGGTCATTTCTCGGGCCAAGGACGAGCGACCTGATATTGCGATTTTTGACCTCATGCTGCCCGGTATGTCAGGGCAGGAACTAATCCGCGCTTTTAAAGGAGATCCGGAGTTGAAAGACATCCCCATTATTGTGGTAACAGGACAGGGTAAGGACAGCACCCGGGATAACCTGATCAGCGATGGGGCTGACAGCGTTTTTACGAAACCTTTCAGCCCTTCTGCTCTATTAAGCCGTCTAAGTGAGCTTCTTTGA
- a CDS encoding SpoIIE family protein phosphatase — MNENLDNNTVSIHGQSYRVSASLGEVERIRQEFTVFLENASVIGEEATFWKLAFTEAIVNAIKHGCNEDEKQKVTVSWMTIGKGIRLEVSDPGIGPPESKVASPDLPKDPFTSHGRGLYLIREFADSWQHWHGPEGYRLVIFKNHPQLTEVDSLEVVLENAIEDLSASYENLSAFYQLGDGLVRSESIEAFITQAASDLSVAVPNANVWFIFGSEVDSILGDTLFKESIIFSHEHFGKIPNDVLTHGTEFIWESKNEVSTDDTLKDYSCGACCPVKASGEVRGVLTVVRESHSPFNTGELNTLRTFSDIVGIAVLNAANTKVRSEEARAFRELEIASEIQKTLLPLPSLEVDPRWDIVTRRSNAREVAGDYVDVKQGRNGELYLVIVDVMGKGVSAAFLAAMFRTALHISLTFQYSLPGLMAALNRTLSDQLGKLTMFATCAIVRIAPKLDRFEVVNAGHCPVILYGPDGKLQLSKASGPPLGLFRNAEYTSETFSIKALQRILLVTDGLFEWSHKGKVWGWNALCSFVRENVDLNGDELWDKIQGEILEKTDDDDSFTDDRTLISWSLNK; from the coding sequence ATGAACGAAAATCTCGATAATAACACTGTCTCTATCCATGGGCAGTCCTATCGAGTTTCCGCCTCTTTGGGTGAAGTGGAACGAATCAGGCAGGAATTCACAGTATTTCTGGAAAACGCCTCAGTAATTGGAGAAGAAGCCACTTTTTGGAAACTGGCATTCACAGAAGCAATCGTTAATGCGATAAAGCACGGATGTAATGAAGATGAAAAGCAAAAGGTCACCGTCTCATGGATGACAATTGGCAAAGGTATACGGCTGGAAGTAAGTGACCCCGGGATTGGCCCTCCAGAAAGCAAAGTTGCCTCTCCTGATCTGCCTAAAGACCCCTTCACATCGCATGGCAGAGGATTGTATCTGATTCGCGAGTTTGCTGATTCATGGCAGCATTGGCATGGGCCCGAAGGCTACCGACTTGTAATTTTTAAAAACCACCCCCAGCTAACAGAAGTTGACAGCCTTGAGGTTGTTTTGGAAAACGCGATCGAGGATCTTTCCGCATCTTACGAAAACCTTTCTGCTTTTTATCAGTTGGGAGACGGACTCGTGCGTTCAGAAAGTATCGAAGCTTTCATTACCCAGGCTGCTAGTGACCTATCGGTAGCCGTACCCAATGCCAATGTCTGGTTCATCTTTGGCTCAGAAGTAGACTCCATACTTGGAGACACCCTGTTCAAAGAGTCTATCATTTTCTCGCATGAACATTTTGGGAAAATCCCGAACGATGTGCTGACACATGGCACTGAGTTCATATGGGAATCAAAGAACGAAGTCAGCACTGATGACACCCTTAAGGATTACAGCTGTGGAGCTTGTTGTCCGGTCAAAGCAAGTGGTGAAGTCCGCGGAGTGCTAACCGTTGTCCGGGAATCCCACTCCCCGTTCAATACGGGAGAGTTAAACACACTCAGGACCTTCTCGGATATTGTCGGAATTGCTGTCCTGAATGCAGCAAACACCAAAGTAAGGAGTGAGGAAGCAAGAGCTTTTCGAGAACTGGAAATTGCTTCAGAAATCCAGAAGACACTCTTACCGCTCCCATCTCTTGAAGTCGACCCACGCTGGGACATTGTCACCAGAAGATCCAATGCCCGCGAAGTAGCTGGTGATTATGTCGATGTAAAGCAGGGTCGTAATGGGGAGCTTTATCTTGTGATTGTCGACGTTATGGGCAAAGGAGTTTCTGCCGCCTTTCTTGCAGCAATGTTTCGAACCGCTCTACACATCAGCCTGACATTCCAGTACTCCCTTCCTGGACTGATGGCCGCTCTCAACAGAACACTTAGTGATCAGTTAGGCAAATTGACGATGTTTGCAACTTGCGCCATTGTCCGTATCGCGCCCAAGCTTGATCGGTTTGAAGTCGTAAATGCCGGGCATTGCCCTGTCATCCTGTATGGACCTGATGGGAAACTTCAACTGAGCAAAGCTTCCGGACCTCCGCTGGGTCTTTTTCGAAATGCCGAATACACCAGTGAAACCTTTTCAATCAAAGCACTTCAACGCATTCTACTTGTCACGGATGGCCTCTTTGAATGGAGTCACAAAGGAAAAGTATGGGGCTGGAATGCACTTTGCAGCTTTGTCAGGGAAAATGTTGATCTGAATGGCGATGAACTTTGGGATAAAATCCAAGGTGAAATTCTGGAGAAAACAGATGATGATGATTCTTTCACAGATGACCGGACATTAATCAGTTGGAGCTTAAATAAATGA
- a CDS encoding STAS domain-containing protein: MTLPMFGFTKSDTTLRIKINSDKFDASVVDEFTTKVEAHWQSDIKSVSVDVSSLEYIDSSGIGALLALSRRLSNSAEAVCLENPRASVVEILEMLRLHRVFKIEHEV; the protein is encoded by the coding sequence ATGACCCTGCCGATGTTTGGTTTTACAAAAAGCGATACAACCCTTCGTATCAAAATTAATTCAGACAAGTTTGATGCGTCTGTGGTAGATGAATTCACCACTAAGGTTGAGGCACATTGGCAGTCGGATATTAAAAGTGTATCCGTCGATGTATCTTCACTTGAGTATATTGACAGCTCGGGGATTGGGGCATTGCTTGCCTTAAGTCGCCGCTTGTCCAATTCTGCAGAGGCCGTATGTCTTGAGAATCCTAGAGCCTCAGTCGTTGAGATTCTGGAGATGCTGCGCCTGCATCGAGTGTTCAAGATCGAGCACGAGGTGTGA
- the dgt gene encoding dGTP triphosphohydrolase → MSDTFYSAFDFIAYEEKPDTKHQDSRSAFQRDRDRVIFSYAFRRLQSKTQVFQSGEYDFYRTRLTHSLEVARIARSIGEEINRRHPTINVDGDLLEAVGLAHDLGHPPFGHIGERKLNELMQPWGGFEGNAQTVRILTEIFWQRNDSPQGMQPSRAFLDGVMKYKALWSEFPERPENHFLYDEQSNIRNFVADDSWPQIKDPKACNRLKSLECQIMDWADDTAYSLHDIVDGVKAGFITRKAVEAWITRSKDSHPELAESPALEALLNLIEKDYLEAIFAKKVGEFIRSVELEHWDENPLKDKTPRHGWKLTIPQEIKTECALYKTIALDLVFRSPRIQQVEFKSGFLIERLFNALIDSHLNHKSDGRIKLQLLPEPALTWLQQTTDEKKRARLICDAIAQLTDHEAIRLYRRLFDPDYGSISELL, encoded by the coding sequence ATGTCTGACACTTTCTACAGCGCCTTCGATTTTATTGCCTACGAAGAAAAACCGGATACCAAGCACCAGGATAGCCGCTCAGCATTCCAACGGGACCGGGATCGAGTCATTTTTTCTTATGCTTTCAGGCGCTTGCAGTCTAAAACACAGGTCTTTCAGTCAGGTGAATACGATTTTTACCGAACCCGGCTCACACACTCGCTTGAGGTTGCTCGTATTGCGCGTTCAATCGGCGAAGAAATAAATCGCCGCCACCCTACGATAAACGTTGATGGTGATTTATTGGAGGCGGTTGGCCTCGCCCATGATTTGGGGCACCCACCTTTTGGTCATATCGGTGAACGCAAACTCAACGAATTGATGCAGCCTTGGGGCGGTTTTGAAGGTAATGCCCAGACAGTTCGTATTCTAACAGAGATTTTCTGGCAACGAAACGACTCCCCCCAAGGCATGCAACCCAGTCGAGCCTTCCTTGATGGGGTCATGAAATACAAGGCACTTTGGTCTGAATTTCCGGAAAGACCAGAAAACCATTTCCTCTATGATGAACAGAGCAACATCAGAAACTTTGTAGCCGACGACAGCTGGCCACAGATCAAGGACCCCAAAGCCTGTAATCGTTTAAAGAGCCTGGAATGCCAGATCATGGACTGGGCGGACGACACTGCTTACTCCCTCCATGACATCGTCGATGGGGTTAAAGCGGGTTTTATAACAAGAAAGGCTGTTGAGGCCTGGATTACCCGCTCAAAAGATTCACACCCGGAACTTGCCGAGTCCCCTGCTCTTGAGGCATTGTTGAATTTGATCGAGAAAGATTACCTTGAAGCAATTTTTGCAAAAAAGGTCGGAGAGTTCATTCGATCGGTAGAACTTGAACATTGGGATGAAAATCCACTTAAAGATAAAACACCACGCCACGGTTGGAAACTAACAATCCCGCAGGAAATCAAGACAGAATGTGCTCTCTATAAGACAATCGCCCTGGATTTGGTTTTTCGTTCGCCAAGGATTCAACAAGTGGAGTTCAAAAGCGGATTCCTGATTGAGCGCTTATTTAATGCTTTGATCGACAGTCATCTAAATCACAAATCCGACGGACGGATCAAGCTCCAGCTGTTGCCGGAACCTGCCCTGACATGGTTGCAGCAAACCACGGATGAGAAGAAACGGGCGCGGCTCATTTGCGATGCAATAGCCCAATTAACAGATCATGAGGCAATCAGGCTTTATCGTCGACTATTTGATCCCGACTATGGCTCGATAAGTGAGTTGCTTTAA